Proteins encoded by one window of Carassius auratus strain Wakin chromosome 8, ASM336829v1, whole genome shotgun sequence:
- the LOC113107897 gene encoding FYVE, RhoGEF and PH domain-containing protein 3-like isoform X1: MRGSSASVDLSPAALQCSCGSGEESQKKKAPPPPTPRPRPTPSATPRAQKPHVPPKPVHLCPVPPAPRRPLPSPPPRASVPSPGPRFLILGVQRRSALHWGANMDSPASGEASDHPQRSAAEEDALSFKACEISELLRLSSLNSLQTDSASDAEITEELQKEHQKHCSAALESNRRDEGSSKHTDGDEERSQGHEGTEASGKIPNRDSGIDSPSCGAEAEGFSSEDRSTETPAGHKRDSTQDEDSDLDEDPESLEIKSQKLLNIAKELLQTEEAYVKRLNLLDQVFCARLTEAGIPAEVITGIFSNISSIYLFHHQFLLPELQTRITQEWSCNPRIGDILQKLAPFLKMYGEYVKNFDRAMELVSTWTQRSAQFKSVVQSIQKQEVCGNLTLQHHMLEPVQRIPRYELLLKDYLKKLPTKAPDHRDAQNALELISTAANHSNAAIRKMEKMHKLLEVYEKLGGEEDIVNPANEFIKEGHFKKMSAKNGSAQDRYLYLFNNIVLYCVPKLRLMGQKFSVRERIDIAGMEVQENTKQNVPHTFTISGKQRSLELQARTAEEKDDWIKVILATIEKHKQNSETFKAFNVSCSRDEEQTPDTPGPLSSVNTCETDGAQSERKSSKKREKERETCKGCSEAFHFTKRKHHCKSCSAAVCGKCSKVSESKNIRVCKLCFEVLQGAEGTAGGSTEPKRKLEKQLSVAQSSQRTGKVEELDQELGGHH, translated from the exons TAGATTTGTCTCCAGCAGCGCTGCAGTGCTCCTGTGGATCTGGAGAGGAGTCTCAGAAGAAGAAAGCCCCGCCTCCTCCCACACCGAGGCCACGCCCCACTCCCTCAGCCACACCCAGAGCACAGAAACCCCACG tgCCTCCCAAACCTGTGCACCTGTGTCCGGTCCCTCCAGCGCCCCGCCGGCCCCTGCCCAGTCCTCCTCCGAGAGCCAGCGTCCCGTCTCCAGGGCCCAG GTTTCTGATTCTGGGCGTCCAACGGAGGAGTGCGCTCCATTGGGGAGCCAACATGGATTCTCCAGCCTCTGGAGAAGCCAGCGATCATCCTCAGCGCAGCGCCGCAGAAGAAGACGCACTTTCATTTAAAGCCTGTGAGATCTCTGAGCTCTTGAGATTGTCCAGCTTGAACTCCCTCCAGACGGACTCTGCCAGTGACGCGGAGATTACAGAGGAGCTTCAGAAAGAGCATCAGAAACACTGCAGCGCTGCTCTGGAGAGTAATCGCAGGGACGAggggagcagtaaacacacagaCGGAGACGAGGAGAGGTCACAGGGTCACGAGGGGACGGAGGCCAGCGGGAAGATCCCCAACCGGGACAGCGGCATCGACAGCCCATCCTGCGGAGCGGAGGCAGAGGGCTTCTCCAGCGAGGACAGGAGCACAGAGACCCCCGCCGGACACAAGAGGGACTCCACACAGGACGAGGACAGCGACCTGGACGAGGACCCCGAGAGCCTGGAGATCAAG tcaCAGAAGCTGTTGAACATCGCTAAAGAGTTGCTCCAGACAGAAGAAGCGTATGTGAAGAGACTCAACCTGCTggaccag gtgtTTTGTGCTCGTCTGACCGAGGCTGGCATCCCTGCTGAGGTCATCACAGGAATCTTCTCCAACATCTCCAGCATCTACCTCTTCCACCACCAGTTCTTACTGCCAGAACTACAGACACGCATCACACAGGAGtg gagcTGTAATCCACGCATAGGGGACATCCTGCAGAAGCTGGCACCATTCCTGAAGATGTACGGCGAGTATGTGAAGAACTTCGATCGTGCCATGGAGCTGGTGAGCACCTGGACACAGCGCTCGGCTCAGTTCAAGAGCGTGGTCCAGAGCATCCAG aagcaGGAGGTGTGTGGGAACCTGACGCTGCAGCATCACATGCTTGAGCCGGTGCAGCGGATCCCACGCTATGAGCTCTTACTGAAGGACTATTTGAAGAAGCTGCccaccaaagccccagaccacagAGACGCACAGA atGCTCTGGAGCTGATCTCCACCGCAGCAAACCACTCCAACGCTGCCATCAGGAAAATG gagaagATGCACAAGCTGTTGGAGGTGTATGAGAAGTTGGGTGGAGAGGAGGACATCGTTAATCCAGCTAATGAGTTCATTAAAGAAGGCCACTTCAAGAAGATGTCGGCTAAGAACGGCAGCGCACAGGACCGATATCTCTATCTG tTCAATAACATCGTGCTGTATTGTGTGCCCAAGCTGAGGCTGATGGGACAGAAGTTTAGCGTCCGAGAGCGAATCGACATCGCAGGCATGGAG GTTCAGGAAAACACCAAGCAGAACGTCCCTCACACCTTCACCATCAGCGGCAAACAGCGCTCGCTCGAGCTGCAGGCCAG GACGGCTGAGGAGAAGGACGACTGGATAAAA GTGATCCTGGCCACCATTGAGAAGCACAAGCAGAACAGCGAGACGTTCAAAGCTTTCAATGTGTCCTGCAGCCGTGATGAGGAGCAGACGCCTGACACGCCG GGCCCGTTGAGCAGCGTGAACACATGTGAGACAGACGGAGCTCAGTCTGAgagg AAGAGCTCAAAGAagcgagagaaggagagagaaacatGCAAAGGCTGCAGTGAGGCCTTCCACTTCACCAAACGCAAACACCACTGCAAGAGCTGCAGCGCG GCCGTCTGTGGGAAGTGTTCGAAGGTGTCGGAGAGCAAGAACATCCGTGTGTGTAAGCTGTGTTTTGAAGTCCTGCAGGGAGCTGAAGGGACAGCAGGGGGCAGCACTGAGCCCAAGAGAAAACTCGAG aagcAGCTATCAGTTGCTCAGTCTTCTCAACGAACAGGAAAAGTTGAGGAGCTGGACCAGGAGCTGGGCGGCCATCACTGA
- the LOC113107897 gene encoding FYVE, RhoGEF and PH domain-containing protein 3-like isoform X2, which yields MRGSSASDLSPAALQCSCGSGEESQKKKAPPPPTPRPRPTPSATPRAQKPHVPPKPVHLCPVPPAPRRPLPSPPPRASVPSPGPRFLILGVQRRSALHWGANMDSPASGEASDHPQRSAAEEDALSFKACEISELLRLSSLNSLQTDSASDAEITEELQKEHQKHCSAALESNRRDEGSSKHTDGDEERSQGHEGTEASGKIPNRDSGIDSPSCGAEAEGFSSEDRSTETPAGHKRDSTQDEDSDLDEDPESLEIKSQKLLNIAKELLQTEEAYVKRLNLLDQVFCARLTEAGIPAEVITGIFSNISSIYLFHHQFLLPELQTRITQEWSCNPRIGDILQKLAPFLKMYGEYVKNFDRAMELVSTWTQRSAQFKSVVQSIQKQEVCGNLTLQHHMLEPVQRIPRYELLLKDYLKKLPTKAPDHRDAQNALELISTAANHSNAAIRKMEKMHKLLEVYEKLGGEEDIVNPANEFIKEGHFKKMSAKNGSAQDRYLYLFNNIVLYCVPKLRLMGQKFSVRERIDIAGMEVQENTKQNVPHTFTISGKQRSLELQARTAEEKDDWIKVILATIEKHKQNSETFKAFNVSCSRDEEQTPDTPGPLSSVNTCETDGAQSERKSSKKREKERETCKGCSEAFHFTKRKHHCKSCSAAVCGKCSKVSESKNIRVCKLCFEVLQGAEGTAGGSTEPKRKLEKQLSVAQSSQRTGKVEELDQELGGHH from the exons ATTTGTCTCCAGCAGCGCTGCAGTGCTCCTGTGGATCTGGAGAGGAGTCTCAGAAGAAGAAAGCCCCGCCTCCTCCCACACCGAGGCCACGCCCCACTCCCTCAGCCACACCCAGAGCACAGAAACCCCACG tgCCTCCCAAACCTGTGCACCTGTGTCCGGTCCCTCCAGCGCCCCGCCGGCCCCTGCCCAGTCCTCCTCCGAGAGCCAGCGTCCCGTCTCCAGGGCCCAG GTTTCTGATTCTGGGCGTCCAACGGAGGAGTGCGCTCCATTGGGGAGCCAACATGGATTCTCCAGCCTCTGGAGAAGCCAGCGATCATCCTCAGCGCAGCGCCGCAGAAGAAGACGCACTTTCATTTAAAGCCTGTGAGATCTCTGAGCTCTTGAGATTGTCCAGCTTGAACTCCCTCCAGACGGACTCTGCCAGTGACGCGGAGATTACAGAGGAGCTTCAGAAAGAGCATCAGAAACACTGCAGCGCTGCTCTGGAGAGTAATCGCAGGGACGAggggagcagtaaacacacagaCGGAGACGAGGAGAGGTCACAGGGTCACGAGGGGACGGAGGCCAGCGGGAAGATCCCCAACCGGGACAGCGGCATCGACAGCCCATCCTGCGGAGCGGAGGCAGAGGGCTTCTCCAGCGAGGACAGGAGCACAGAGACCCCCGCCGGACACAAGAGGGACTCCACACAGGACGAGGACAGCGACCTGGACGAGGACCCCGAGAGCCTGGAGATCAAG tcaCAGAAGCTGTTGAACATCGCTAAAGAGTTGCTCCAGACAGAAGAAGCGTATGTGAAGAGACTCAACCTGCTggaccag gtgtTTTGTGCTCGTCTGACCGAGGCTGGCATCCCTGCTGAGGTCATCACAGGAATCTTCTCCAACATCTCCAGCATCTACCTCTTCCACCACCAGTTCTTACTGCCAGAACTACAGACACGCATCACACAGGAGtg gagcTGTAATCCACGCATAGGGGACATCCTGCAGAAGCTGGCACCATTCCTGAAGATGTACGGCGAGTATGTGAAGAACTTCGATCGTGCCATGGAGCTGGTGAGCACCTGGACACAGCGCTCGGCTCAGTTCAAGAGCGTGGTCCAGAGCATCCAG aagcaGGAGGTGTGTGGGAACCTGACGCTGCAGCATCACATGCTTGAGCCGGTGCAGCGGATCCCACGCTATGAGCTCTTACTGAAGGACTATTTGAAGAAGCTGCccaccaaagccccagaccacagAGACGCACAGA atGCTCTGGAGCTGATCTCCACCGCAGCAAACCACTCCAACGCTGCCATCAGGAAAATG gagaagATGCACAAGCTGTTGGAGGTGTATGAGAAGTTGGGTGGAGAGGAGGACATCGTTAATCCAGCTAATGAGTTCATTAAAGAAGGCCACTTCAAGAAGATGTCGGCTAAGAACGGCAGCGCACAGGACCGATATCTCTATCTG tTCAATAACATCGTGCTGTATTGTGTGCCCAAGCTGAGGCTGATGGGACAGAAGTTTAGCGTCCGAGAGCGAATCGACATCGCAGGCATGGAG GTTCAGGAAAACACCAAGCAGAACGTCCCTCACACCTTCACCATCAGCGGCAAACAGCGCTCGCTCGAGCTGCAGGCCAG GACGGCTGAGGAGAAGGACGACTGGATAAAA GTGATCCTGGCCACCATTGAGAAGCACAAGCAGAACAGCGAGACGTTCAAAGCTTTCAATGTGTCCTGCAGCCGTGATGAGGAGCAGACGCCTGACACGCCG GGCCCGTTGAGCAGCGTGAACACATGTGAGACAGACGGAGCTCAGTCTGAgagg AAGAGCTCAAAGAagcgagagaaggagagagaaacatGCAAAGGCTGCAGTGAGGCCTTCCACTTCACCAAACGCAAACACCACTGCAAGAGCTGCAGCGCG GCCGTCTGTGGGAAGTGTTCGAAGGTGTCGGAGAGCAAGAACATCCGTGTGTGTAAGCTGTGTTTTGAAGTCCTGCAGGGAGCTGAAGGGACAGCAGGGGGCAGCACTGAGCCCAAGAGAAAACTCGAG aagcAGCTATCAGTTGCTCAGTCTTCTCAACGAACAGGAAAAGTTGAGGAGCTGGACCAGGAGCTGGGCGGCCATCACTGA
- the LOC113107897 gene encoding FYVE, RhoGEF and PH domain-containing protein 3-like isoform X3, which translates to MDSPASGEASDHPQRSAAEEDALSFKACEISELLRLSSLNSLQTDSASDAEITEELQKEHQKHCSAALESNRRDEGSSKHTDGDEERSQGHEGTEASGKIPNRDSGIDSPSCGAEAEGFSSEDRSTETPAGHKRDSTQDEDSDLDEDPESLEIKSQKLLNIAKELLQTEEAYVKRLNLLDQVFCARLTEAGIPAEVITGIFSNISSIYLFHHQFLLPELQTRITQEWSCNPRIGDILQKLAPFLKMYGEYVKNFDRAMELVSTWTQRSAQFKSVVQSIQKQEVCGNLTLQHHMLEPVQRIPRYELLLKDYLKKLPTKAPDHRDAQNALELISTAANHSNAAIRKMEKMHKLLEVYEKLGGEEDIVNPANEFIKEGHFKKMSAKNGSAQDRYLYLFNNIVLYCVPKLRLMGQKFSVRERIDIAGMEVQENTKQNVPHTFTISGKQRSLELQARTAEEKDDWIKVILATIEKHKQNSETFKAFNVSCSRDEEQTPDTPGPLSSVNTCETDGAQSERKSSKKREKERETCKGCSEAFHFTKRKHHCKSCSAAVCGKCSKVSESKNIRVCKLCFEVLQGAEGTAGGSTEPKRKLEKQLSVAQSSQRTGKVEELDQELGGHH; encoded by the exons ATGGATTCTCCAGCCTCTGGAGAAGCCAGCGATCATCCTCAGCGCAGCGCCGCAGAAGAAGACGCACTTTCATTTAAAGCCTGTGAGATCTCTGAGCTCTTGAGATTGTCCAGCTTGAACTCCCTCCAGACGGACTCTGCCAGTGACGCGGAGATTACAGAGGAGCTTCAGAAAGAGCATCAGAAACACTGCAGCGCTGCTCTGGAGAGTAATCGCAGGGACGAggggagcagtaaacacacagaCGGAGACGAGGAGAGGTCACAGGGTCACGAGGGGACGGAGGCCAGCGGGAAGATCCCCAACCGGGACAGCGGCATCGACAGCCCATCCTGCGGAGCGGAGGCAGAGGGCTTCTCCAGCGAGGACAGGAGCACAGAGACCCCCGCCGGACACAAGAGGGACTCCACACAGGACGAGGACAGCGACCTGGACGAGGACCCCGAGAGCCTGGAGATCAAG tcaCAGAAGCTGTTGAACATCGCTAAAGAGTTGCTCCAGACAGAAGAAGCGTATGTGAAGAGACTCAACCTGCTggaccag gtgtTTTGTGCTCGTCTGACCGAGGCTGGCATCCCTGCTGAGGTCATCACAGGAATCTTCTCCAACATCTCCAGCATCTACCTCTTCCACCACCAGTTCTTACTGCCAGAACTACAGACACGCATCACACAGGAGtg gagcTGTAATCCACGCATAGGGGACATCCTGCAGAAGCTGGCACCATTCCTGAAGATGTACGGCGAGTATGTGAAGAACTTCGATCGTGCCATGGAGCTGGTGAGCACCTGGACACAGCGCTCGGCTCAGTTCAAGAGCGTGGTCCAGAGCATCCAG aagcaGGAGGTGTGTGGGAACCTGACGCTGCAGCATCACATGCTTGAGCCGGTGCAGCGGATCCCACGCTATGAGCTCTTACTGAAGGACTATTTGAAGAAGCTGCccaccaaagccccagaccacagAGACGCACAGA atGCTCTGGAGCTGATCTCCACCGCAGCAAACCACTCCAACGCTGCCATCAGGAAAATG gagaagATGCACAAGCTGTTGGAGGTGTATGAGAAGTTGGGTGGAGAGGAGGACATCGTTAATCCAGCTAATGAGTTCATTAAAGAAGGCCACTTCAAGAAGATGTCGGCTAAGAACGGCAGCGCACAGGACCGATATCTCTATCTG tTCAATAACATCGTGCTGTATTGTGTGCCCAAGCTGAGGCTGATGGGACAGAAGTTTAGCGTCCGAGAGCGAATCGACATCGCAGGCATGGAG GTTCAGGAAAACACCAAGCAGAACGTCCCTCACACCTTCACCATCAGCGGCAAACAGCGCTCGCTCGAGCTGCAGGCCAG GACGGCTGAGGAGAAGGACGACTGGATAAAA GTGATCCTGGCCACCATTGAGAAGCACAAGCAGAACAGCGAGACGTTCAAAGCTTTCAATGTGTCCTGCAGCCGTGATGAGGAGCAGACGCCTGACACGCCG GGCCCGTTGAGCAGCGTGAACACATGTGAGACAGACGGAGCTCAGTCTGAgagg AAGAGCTCAAAGAagcgagagaaggagagagaaacatGCAAAGGCTGCAGTGAGGCCTTCCACTTCACCAAACGCAAACACCACTGCAAGAGCTGCAGCGCG GCCGTCTGTGGGAAGTGTTCGAAGGTGTCGGAGAGCAAGAACATCCGTGTGTGTAAGCTGTGTTTTGAAGTCCTGCAGGGAGCTGAAGGGACAGCAGGGGGCAGCACTGAGCCCAAGAGAAAACTCGAG aagcAGCTATCAGTTGCTCAGTCTTCTCAACGAACAGGAAAAGTTGAGGAGCTGGACCAGGAGCTGGGCGGCCATCACTGA